CAATGATGTCGGGCTAAGTTATATGACGCTTGGTCAGTCGGCTACAACACTATCGGGCGGTGAGGCTCAGCGCGTAAAGCTTGCCTCACAACTGTACCGGCGCACAAAAGGCCGGGCCTTATACATTCTTGATGAGCCGACAACTGGGCTGCATGTCGATGACATTGATCGATTGCTGCAGGTTTTACAGCGTTTGGTGGAGAACGGTGACTCTGTTTTGGTGATTGAGCATAACCTTGATGTGATTAAAACAGCTGATCATCTCATTGATCTCGGTCCTGAAGGCGGTGACGGCGGTGGTTACATTGTGGCTACTGGCACCCCTGAAGTGATTGCTGAAACGCCAAGCTCCTATACAGGTCAATATCTGCAGCCTATCTTAGAGCGGGATAAGAAGCGAATGGAAGAGCGAATAAAAAGCAAAGAAACGGCATTATAATTTTGGGAGGGTGTCCTAAAAGTTTTGAATAACACTTTTGGGCACCCTTTTTGTTATCACTGACCCTCTATTAGTTAACGATTTACGAAGCAGACACGGTTCCTGCATGATGCATTTGCTGATAAGAAGTATGACAATATGGATTAATAAGTTTTCCAACGTTTAAACACTATTCTATATTTAATTGGTATCATGGCTTTTGTTGTATTAGTATAGAATTAAGTACAGGCTAGTGTATGGAGGGGAGATTAAAAAATGAGAAAGTTATATCGTTCACGGCAGAATCGGATTTTTGGCGGTATTCTGGGTGGAATCGGCGAATACTTGCATGTTGATCCGACGGTCATAAGACTCATTTACCTTGTCTTATTTGTCATGACAGGGGGTATTCCGTTAGGCATATTGTATATTGCTTCCTTATTTATTATTCCAGGGGAGGATCCGCATTAAATGTTGAGACATTGGTTGATATCCATTATTGTAAATACAATCTTGTTAATGGTCATTGCCGGCTACATGAATCATTTTCACCTCTCAGGGGTCACGGCAGCCATCATTGCTAGTATTATTCTGTCTTTGTTAAATGTCATTGTTAAACCGGTCTTAATATTGTTGACTTTGCCTGTCACCGTGTTTACTTTGGGACTGTTTTTGTTTATTATCAATGCGGTGACTTTGTCCTTAACGGCTGGCATTATGGGCAATCACTTTATGATTGACGGTTTTGGCAGTGCCATTATAGCTGCTATTGTTATGTCCGTGCTTAATCTTATCACGCAGAACCTAATTATCAAACCAATTTTTGAAAAGAAAAGTAAAGGAGACTGAGGTTAACACGGTTAACCATAGTCTCGTCAAATCTTAATTAATGTTATAAAATAATGATTGGGCAATACAGTTATGAAGGGGGTAAGGGAGAATATGGCAACTGTCATCGTTCAAGAGATTATAGATCAATTTGATTTAGAGATGATTTCGGGTGACTCGGGTATTGATAGAGAAATTGTGACCAGTGATATTTCAAGACCAGGATTGGAAATGGCTGGTTTTTTTACATATTATCCGGCAGAACGGGTGCAACTGTTAGGCAAAACAGAATTATCGTTCTTTAATTCCTTGCCCGATAGTGAGCGAAACGCACGGATGGACCGATTGTGTACATTAGAAACACCATGCATCATCATCACCCGCAATTTGGATATACCTGAAGAACTCATATCGGCAGCTAATGAGGCAGGAATTCCAGTGCTTCGCTCTAAATCAAAAACAACCCATTTAAGCAGTCGAGTGACCAATTATTTGGAAGCACGCTTAGCTCCAATGACATCGGTGCATGGCGTTCTAGTTGATATCTATGGCATCGGTGTACTTCTTACAGGAGCAAGTGGTGTCGGAAAGAGTGAAACGGCGCTTGAGCTTGTGAAACGGGGTCACCGGTTAGTGGCTGATGACTCCGTCGAAATTAGGCAGACAGGCGACAATGATTTGGTGGGTAATGCTCCAGATCTTATCAGGCATCTATTGGAAATCAGGGGGCTTGGTATCATTAATGTAATGACTTTGTTTGGAGCAGGCGCCATTAGGAATTATAAAAAAATCTCAATTACCATGGAACTTGAATTATGGAATGAGCAAAAAATGTATGACCGTTTGGGTCTCGAGGAAGACAAAATTGATTTCATCGACACAACGCTGCCTCGCCTGACGATCCCTGTTAGACCAGGACGAAATCTGTCTGTCATTGTGGAAGTAGCGGCTATGAACTTCCGTCTAAAGCGAATGGGGATTAATACAGCTAAGCAATTTAATGAACGTCTTAACGATGCGATTAAAAATCACGAATAATTTGGAGGTGTCACCGTGAATCAAATCGAACCCTTGGATCGGACCGCCTTTGAACTTGGGCCGATCTCAGTTTATTGGTATGGTATTATTATTGCTTTTGGTGCTTTGTTGGGGCTATTGATAGCTGTTAAAGAATCGCGCCGCCGTGGTTTTCCACAAGATGCCTTTGTTGATTTGGTATTGTTTGCTATTCCGATTTCAATTATTTGTGCGCGTGCATATTATGTGGTATTTAAGTGGGAGTATTATAGCCATCATCTCAGTGAGATCGTTGCTGTCTGGCATGGTGGTATCGCTATTCACGGAGCGTTAATTGGTGCGGTGTTGACTGCAATTATTTATTGTAAAGTGAAAGGCTATTCGTTTTGGTCATTGGCGGATATTGCTGCTCCGAGTATCATCCTTGGTCAAGGGATCGGACGCTGGGGCAATTTTATGAACCAAGAAGCCCATGGTGGTGAAGTATCACGTGCTTTTCTAGAAAATCTTCATCTACCGGATTTTATAGTTAATCAAATGTTTATTGATGGGGCCTATTATGCGCCGACGTTCTTATATGAATCCGTATGGGATATT
This genomic interval from Tuberibacillus sp. Marseille-P3662 contains the following:
- a CDS encoding PspC domain-containing protein, whose product is MRKLYRSRQNRIFGGILGGIGEYLHVDPTVIRLIYLVLFVMTGGIPLGILYIASLFIIPGEDPH
- a CDS encoding phage holin family protein, producing the protein MLRHWLISIIVNTILLMVIAGYMNHFHLSGVTAAIIASIILSLLNVIVKPVLILLTLPVTVFTLGLFLFIINAVTLSLTAGIMGNHFMIDGFGSAIIAAIVMSVLNLITQNLIIKPIFEKKSKGD
- the hprK gene encoding HPr(Ser) kinase/phosphatase; its protein translation is MATVIVQEIIDQFDLEMISGDSGIDREIVTSDISRPGLEMAGFFTYYPAERVQLLGKTELSFFNSLPDSERNARMDRLCTLETPCIIITRNLDIPEELISAANEAGIPVLRSKSKTTHLSSRVTNYLEARLAPMTSVHGVLVDIYGIGVLLTGASGVGKSETALELVKRGHRLVADDSVEIRQTGDNDLVGNAPDLIRHLLEIRGLGIINVMTLFGAGAIRNYKKISITMELELWNEQKMYDRLGLEEDKIDFIDTTLPRLTIPVRPGRNLSVIVEVAAMNFRLKRMGINTAKQFNERLNDAIKNHE
- the lgt gene encoding prolipoprotein diacylglyceryl transferase translates to MNQIEPLDRTAFELGPISVYWYGIIIAFGALLGLLIAVKESRRRGFPQDAFVDLVLFAIPISIICARAYYVVFKWEYYSHHLSEIVAVWHGGIAIHGALIGAVLTAIIYCKVKGYSFWSLADIAAPSIILGQGIGRWGNFMNQEAHGGEVSRAFLENLHLPDFIVNQMFIDGAYYAPTFLYESVWDILGFVILVILWRVNLGRGEVFLSYIIWYSIGRFFIEGMRTDSLMLTDTLRMAQAISIALIILAIVLWIYRRMKGYSKTNISDE